In a genomic window of Pirellulales bacterium:
- a CDS encoding PQQ-binding-like beta-propeller repeat protein, with translation MKIRLCLLISTIAMAASTAAQAQHRLITQGNDKLAIVDRGGQIEWQMPWGGVHDLQVLPSGNIMVQQGASKVVEIDTAKKQVVWTYDSATSNGNAGKAVEVHAFQPLGEGRVMIAESGPGRIIEIDRDGKLLHEIKLVIDHPHPHTDTRLARKLGNGSYLVCHEGDGVVREYDQAGHVTWEFAVPLFGHEPKPGHGPEAFGNKCFAAVRLENGNTLITTGNGHGVLEVTPQKKIVWQIGQNDFPGITLAWVTTLQVLPNGNYCLGNCHAGAGQPLLVEFDPKTKHVVWKFDEFDTFGNSVSNSQLLD, from the coding sequence ATGAAAATTCGACTTTGTCTATTGATTTCGACAATTGCCATGGCGGCCAGCACTGCGGCGCAGGCGCAACATCGGCTCATCACCCAAGGAAACGATAAACTCGCGATCGTCGATCGCGGCGGCCAGATCGAATGGCAAATGCCCTGGGGCGGAGTCCATGATCTGCAAGTGCTCCCCAGCGGAAACATCATGGTGCAGCAAGGGGCAAGCAAGGTCGTCGAAATCGACACCGCCAAGAAGCAGGTCGTGTGGACATATGACTCTGCCACGAGCAACGGCAACGCTGGCAAAGCGGTCGAGGTCCATGCCTTTCAACCGCTTGGCGAGGGGCGTGTGATGATTGCCGAAAGTGGGCCAGGACGGATCATCGAGATCGACCGCGACGGCAAGTTGTTGCACGAGATAAAACTCGTGATCGACCATCCGCATCCACATACCGATACGCGACTGGCGCGCAAGCTCGGTAACGGTAGCTATCTGGTCTGCCATGAAGGGGACGGCGTCGTGCGCGAATACGACCAGGCAGGCCACGTGACCTGGGAATTCGCTGTTCCACTTTTCGGTCACGAGCCAAAACCAGGGCACGGGCCCGAGGCATTCGGCAACAAATGCTTTGCGGCCGTGCGGTTGGAAAACGGCAACACGCTCATTACGACCGGCAATGGGCATGGCGTCCTGGAAGTCACGCCGCAAAAGAAAATTGTTTGGCAGATCGGCCAGAACGATTTCCCGGGCATCACGCTCGCGTGGGTCACTACGCTGCAAGTGTTGCCCAATGGAAACTATTGCCTTGGCAACTGCCACGCCGGGGCGGGGCAACCGCTTTTGGTCGAATTCGATCCCAAAACCAAGCACGTGGTCTGGAAGTTTGACGAATTCGACACTTTCGGCAACTCGGTCTCGAACTCTCAGCTGCTCGATTGA
- a CDS encoding 3-hydroxyacyl-CoA dehydrogenase, translated as MQIKGAAFLVTGGGSGLGAATVCEIVSAGGNAVIADVNEPVGRALAAELGDAARFVKTDVTDEASVRAAVAEAAGAYGGLRGAVNCAGIGIASRVLGKDGPHDLAMFARVVWINLIGTFNVIRLAAAAISEQPPLADGERGVIVNTASVAAFDGQIGQAAYSASKGGVVGMTLPIARELARVGIRVLTIAPGLFDTPMMAALPEEAKASLGLQVPFPPRLGQPNEFAALVRHMVENSMLNGETVRLDGAIRMAPK; from the coding sequence ATGCAGATCAAGGGTGCCGCGTTCCTGGTTACCGGCGGCGGTTCGGGCTTGGGGGCGGCCACGGTCTGCGAAATCGTTTCTGCTGGGGGGAACGCCGTAATCGCGGACGTCAATGAACCGGTGGGCCGCGCATTGGCCGCGGAACTGGGTGACGCGGCACGCTTCGTTAAAACCGACGTTACTGATGAGGCTAGCGTACGTGCTGCTGTGGCCGAGGCCGCAGGCGCGTACGGTGGACTGCGCGGAGCGGTTAATTGTGCCGGCATCGGAATCGCCTCCCGCGTGTTAGGCAAGGACGGGCCGCATGATCTTGCGATGTTCGCACGCGTGGTGTGGATCAACCTGATCGGTACGTTCAACGTCATCCGCCTGGCGGCAGCTGCGATTTCCGAACAGCCACCATTGGCCGACGGCGAGCGCGGCGTAATTGTGAATACGGCCAGCGTCGCCGCCTTCGACGGGCAGATCGGCCAGGCGGCCTACTCCGCCTCAAAAGGGGGCGTGGTGGGCATGACGCTGCCTATCGCTCGCGAGTTGGCCCGCGTCGGAATCCGCGTGCTGACGATCGCGCCAGGGCTGTTCGATACGCCGATGATGGCGGCGTTGCCGGAAGAGGCCAAAGCGTCGTTGGGCCTGCAGGTTCCGTTCCCACCACGGCTGGGCCAACCGAACGAGTTCGCGGCCCTGGTGCGGCACATGGTCGAGAACAGCATGCTCAACGGCGAGACAGTCCGTCTCGACGGCGCCATTCGGATGGCACCCAAATAG
- a CDS encoding DUF1501 domain-containing protein, which produces MANSEKPTGSFCRRTRREFLWQAGGAFTSVAMTGLLDGDGFLATQARAADGVTPFVNPLAPKPAHFASQAKSVIFLFMYGGPSHVDTFDYKPKLYTLDGQTIPVKTKGRGGAKNEGRVVGPKWNFQQYGQSGQWVSDLFPHLSQHVDDIAFIKSMTADSPIHGSAMLQMNSGRILSGSPALGSWVNYGLGSVNENLPGFVVMLDPSGGPISGAKNWSSGYMPATYQGTLLRSKGAPVLDLNLPEGTTRAVERELLDALHEVNSEHLAQRADNSNLAARIASYELAYKMQQHAPEAIDLGQETQSTLDMYGLDRERTRDFGRRCLLARRLVERGVRFIQLYSGGSHNDANWDAHGDLEKNHNFHAGNTDQPIAALLTDLKQRGLLDETLVVWGGEFGRQPTAEYAKGTGRDHNAYGFTMWMAGGGIKGGRHVGETDELGSAAVENPFHVKHLHATILHQLGFDPNKLAYFYGGLDQKLVGVEQVEPIRQIL; this is translated from the coding sequence ATGGCAAACAGCGAAAAGCCTACAGGCTCGTTCTGCCGTCGCACCCGGCGTGAATTCCTGTGGCAGGCGGGAGGCGCCTTTACGTCGGTCGCGATGACGGGGCTGTTGGATGGCGACGGATTCCTGGCGACGCAAGCCCGGGCCGCCGACGGTGTGACGCCGTTTGTCAATCCGCTCGCGCCCAAGCCGGCGCACTTCGCGTCGCAGGCCAAGAGCGTGATCTTTCTCTTTATGTACGGCGGTCCCAGTCATGTCGATACGTTTGACTACAAGCCAAAGTTGTACACGCTGGACGGTCAGACGATTCCCGTAAAGACCAAGGGGCGTGGCGGCGCCAAGAACGAAGGACGCGTCGTCGGCCCGAAATGGAACTTTCAGCAGTACGGGCAATCGGGTCAATGGGTATCGGATCTCTTTCCGCATCTCAGCCAGCACGTGGACGACATCGCGTTCATCAAGTCGATGACGGCCGATTCGCCCATTCACGGTTCGGCCATGTTGCAGATGAATTCGGGTCGAATTCTAAGTGGCAGTCCGGCCTTGGGATCTTGGGTCAACTATGGGTTGGGGAGCGTCAACGAGAACTTGCCCGGTTTCGTCGTCATGCTCGATCCGAGCGGTGGGCCGATCAGCGGTGCCAAAAACTGGTCGAGCGGCTACATGCCCGCCACGTACCAGGGAACGTTGCTGCGCTCCAAAGGAGCGCCGGTACTCGATCTGAACCTGCCGGAGGGAACGACCCGTGCGGTAGAGCGCGAACTGCTCGATGCTTTGCACGAGGTGAATTCCGAGCACTTAGCGCAGCGCGCCGACAATAGCAATCTGGCCGCGCGGATCGCCAGCTATGAGCTAGCTTACAAGATGCAGCAGCACGCACCCGAGGCCATCGACCTCGGCCAAGAAACGCAGAGCACGCTCGACATGTATGGCCTTGATCGGGAGCGAACGCGCGACTTTGGTCGCCGTTGCCTGCTCGCACGACGGCTAGTAGAGCGCGGCGTGCGATTTATCCAGCTTTACTCGGGTGGATCGCACAACGACGCCAACTGGGACGCTCACGGCGATTTGGAGAAGAATCATAACTTCCATGCCGGCAACACCGACCAGCCGATCGCCGCGCTGCTGACGGATCTCAAGCAGCGCGGGCTACTCGATGAGACGTTGGTTGTATGGGGAGGCGAGTTTGGACGTCAACCTACCGCCGAGTACGCCAAGGGGACGGGCCGGGACCACAACGCCTATGGCTTTACGATGTGGATGGCCGGTGGCGGCATCAAGGGAGGACGCCACGTCGGCGAAACCGACGAGCTTGGTTCGGCAGCAGTGGAGAACCCCTTCCACGTGAAGCACCTGCATGCCACGATTCTGCACCAACTGGGCTTCGATCCGAACAAGCTCGCCTATTTCTACGGCGGACTCGATCAGAAGCTGGTCGGAGTCGAACAGGTCGAGCCAATTCGCCAGATTCTGTAG
- a CDS encoding DUF4159 domain-containing protein, whose translation MPRLHLRWLLVVVVLVAALAQDARADVTAEQVREAIDLGVTFLRRSQFKDGSWQEVSPLMPGGVTALCTLALLNSGVPKDDPQIQASLEILRAIPPQANYVVALETMVFSIAEPEKDAALLRRNVQWLEESQKRDARNRGMWAYPLGPGDNSNSQFAILAMYEAQRAGIAVGTTNLRAALAYWHAAQNSDGSWGYQPGHEGTGSMTCAGIGAVALTLDILEEGDATVEGNRVRCCRPQRNLPSIDRALEWLARHFSVRSNPNNGMWPLYYLYGLERAGRLTNQRFIGRHDWYREGSEALIGQQDRVSGAWIERGLGERNANIGTSFALLFLAKGRRPVVVAKLKHHPEDDWNHHRKDLAHVVAYAEKRWKRDLTWQIIDLDAAVEDLLEAPVLYLGGELAPEVSDDQCHMLRDYVNRGGFIFADAVCEGQDFDRGFRALMERVFPEPDFKLRLLPPEHPIWSAEEPVDAKFQRSLWGIDLGCRTCVAYCPENLSCYWELARPHREKKYPAEIEGRVDAAKKIGVNVLAYATNRDPKYKLDLPQLAGAGPQEAFQRAKVYVATVKHTGGGHLAPLALPNLLRYLSGELGIRANTDERELGLAEDRVFEFPILFMHGRDKFALSELERSKLKTYLERGGVLFADAICTSELFANSFRQEMATIFPEHPLEKIPSDDSLFTPKYGGFNLPKVGRREALAAEGPAAPKSIVREVEPDLEGVRLGDRYAVVFSRFDLSCALEKHETVECLGYTADSAARIGLNVLLYALEQ comes from the coding sequence ATGCCGCGCCTGCATCTGCGTTGGCTACTGGTGGTTGTCGTCCTGGTTGCCGCGCTGGCGCAGGACGCGCGAGCGGATGTCACCGCCGAGCAAGTGCGGGAGGCCATCGACCTGGGTGTCACCTTTCTCAGACGCTCGCAGTTCAAAGACGGCTCTTGGCAAGAAGTTTCTCCGTTGATGCCCGGTGGCGTCACGGCCTTGTGTACACTGGCTCTACTAAACTCTGGCGTTCCCAAAGACGATCCGCAGATTCAAGCCTCGCTCGAGATCTTGCGCGCCATACCGCCACAGGCAAATTATGTAGTGGCGCTTGAAACCATGGTCTTCAGCATCGCCGAGCCCGAGAAAGATGCGGCCTTGCTTCGCCGCAATGTGCAATGGCTTGAAGAATCGCAAAAGCGCGACGCACGCAACCGTGGCATGTGGGCGTATCCGCTGGGACCAGGGGACAACTCGAATTCGCAATTCGCAATTCTGGCGATGTACGAAGCGCAACGAGCGGGCATTGCAGTTGGTACCACGAATCTGCGCGCGGCACTTGCCTACTGGCACGCCGCGCAAAACTCGGATGGGTCGTGGGGTTATCAGCCCGGGCATGAGGGGACCGGCAGCATGACCTGTGCCGGTATCGGCGCGGTGGCGCTGACGCTCGATATTCTGGAAGAAGGAGATGCAACGGTCGAAGGAAATCGCGTCCGCTGCTGCCGGCCGCAGCGCAATTTGCCGTCGATCGATCGGGCCCTGGAGTGGCTGGCCCGCCATTTCTCGGTCCGCAGCAACCCGAATAATGGCATGTGGCCCCTGTACTACCTGTATGGCCTGGAGCGTGCGGGTCGCTTGACGAATCAGCGCTTTATCGGCCGGCACGATTGGTATCGCGAGGGGTCCGAGGCGCTCATCGGGCAACAGGACCGTGTATCGGGTGCGTGGATCGAACGTGGGCTGGGCGAGCGCAATGCCAACATCGGCACCAGTTTCGCGCTATTGTTTCTGGCCAAAGGGCGGCGACCAGTCGTCGTGGCGAAGCTCAAGCACCATCCCGAGGATGATTGGAATCATCATCGCAAGGATCTGGCGCATGTCGTCGCCTATGCGGAGAAACGTTGGAAGCGCGACCTGACCTGGCAGATCATCGATCTCGACGCGGCGGTCGAAGACCTCTTGGAAGCGCCGGTGTTATATCTTGGCGGCGAGCTCGCGCCTGAGGTCAGCGACGACCAATGCCACATGCTGCGCGACTACGTGAATCGCGGCGGCTTCATTTTCGCCGACGCCGTGTGCGAAGGCCAGGACTTCGACCGCGGTTTCCGCGCGCTGATGGAGCGCGTCTTTCCCGAGCCCGATTTCAAGCTGCGCCTGCTGCCTCCTGAGCATCCCATCTGGTCGGCCGAGGAGCCTGTCGATGCGAAATTTCAACGCTCGCTGTGGGGTATCGATCTCGGCTGCCGCACCTGCGTGGCATATTGTCCCGAGAACTTGTCGTGCTACTGGGAATTGGCGCGCCCTCATCGCGAGAAGAAATATCCAGCCGAGATCGAAGGACGCGTCGACGCCGCTAAGAAAATCGGCGTCAACGTGCTGGCCTACGCCACCAATCGCGATCCCAAATACAAGCTCGACCTGCCGCAGTTAGCCGGCGCTGGACCTCAGGAAGCCTTCCAGCGCGCCAAAGTTTACGTCGCCACGGTCAAGCACACTGGTGGTGGGCACCTAGCCCCGCTGGCGCTACCGAATCTGCTGCGCTATCTCTCCGGCGAGTTAGGCATCCGCGCGAACACTGACGAACGCGAGCTCGGGCTGGCCGAGGATCGCGTGTTCGAATTCCCCATCCTCTTTATGCACGGGCGCGACAAATTCGCCTTAAGCGAATTGGAGCGCAGCAAGCTGAAGACGTATCTGGAACGAGGGGGAGTACTGTTCGCTGACGCGATCTGTACGAGCGAATTGTTTGCCAATTCCTTTCGCCAAGAGATGGCGACTATTTTCCCAGAGCACCCGCTGGAAAAGATCCCCTCGGACGATTCTCTGTTCACGCCAAAATATGGCGGCTTCAACCTGCCGAAAGTGGGACGTCGCGAGGCGCTCGCTGCGGAAGGCCCCGCAGCACCCAAGTCGATCGTTCGCGAGGTCGAGCCGGACTTGGAAGGCGTGCGATTGGGAGACCGTTACGCCGTGGTCTTCTCGCGCTTCGATCTGAGCTGCGCACTGGAGAAGCATGAGACTGTCGAGTGCCTGGGCTATACCGCAGACTCGGCAGCGCGGATTGGTCTGAATGTGCTGCTGTATGCACTCGAACAGTAG
- a CDS encoding Gfo/Idh/MocA family oxidoreductase: MTHSSFTRREFLHRAALAGTGIAAVSAAPKLLLAAPRSPNEKLNIGVVGVAAQGAYNLGNVATENIVALCDIDEQRLGVAAEKFPAAKKYADYRRMLDQPDLDAVVVATPDHSHAIPVVWALKRGLDVYCEKPLAHSVYEVRQIRDWAARKKAVTQMGTQIHAGDNYRRVVELVQAGALGKINRVHVWKDGDSRIGNGKRVKDGTPPSYVDYDLWIGPAPMRPFDASHFHFNWRYWWDFGGGTLGDFGCHFMDLPFWALGLRYPTSVEAKGEITYTGDNDVPDNMQVDYQFPARGDQPPVQLTWYHGKWRPEGAEAYGKANAVLFEGERGRLLADYGTHKLFLEPGISADTPPQTIPASIGHHQEWIQACKTRGETTCNFDYSGALAEAVLLGNVSYRAGGKRLDWDAERLKATNCPEADNFLQREYRPGWTL, translated from the coding sequence ATGACGCATTCGTCCTTCACACGTCGAGAGTTCCTTCACCGGGCGGCATTGGCTGGCACTGGCATCGCCGCCGTTAGCGCCGCTCCCAAGCTGTTGCTGGCCGCCCCGCGTTCGCCGAATGAAAAGCTCAATATCGGCGTCGTTGGCGTGGCGGCCCAAGGTGCGTACAACCTGGGCAACGTGGCTACGGAGAATATCGTCGCACTGTGCGACATCGACGAACAACGCCTAGGCGTCGCCGCCGAGAAGTTTCCCGCGGCAAAGAAATATGCCGACTATCGGCGGATGTTGGATCAGCCCGATCTCGACGCGGTGGTCGTCGCCACGCCCGATCATTCGCATGCAATCCCGGTCGTGTGGGCGCTGAAGCGCGGGCTAGATGTCTACTGCGAAAAGCCGTTGGCGCACTCTGTATACGAGGTTCGCCAGATTCGCGATTGGGCCGCGCGGAAAAAAGCCGTCACGCAAATGGGCACGCAGATCCACGCCGGCGATAATTACCGCCGCGTCGTCGAACTGGTACAAGCCGGCGCACTCGGCAAGATCAATCGCGTCCATGTTTGGAAAGATGGCGACTCGCGCATCGGCAATGGCAAACGCGTTAAGGACGGGACTCCACCGTCGTACGTCGACTACGACCTATGGATCGGGCCCGCCCCGATGCGGCCGTTCGATGCGTCGCACTTCCATTTCAATTGGCGCTACTGGTGGGACTTCGGCGGCGGCACCCTGGGAGACTTTGGCTGTCACTTTATGGACCTACCCTTCTGGGCTCTAGGGCTGCGCTATCCGACCAGCGTCGAGGCCAAAGGCGAGATCACCTACACCGGCGACAACGACGTGCCCGACAACATGCAGGTCGACTATCAATTTCCCGCACGCGGCGACCAGCCGCCTGTGCAACTCACGTGGTATCACGGAAAGTGGCGGCCCGAGGGTGCCGAGGCCTATGGCAAGGCGAACGCGGTGCTGTTTGAAGGTGAACGCGGCCGGTTGCTGGCCGACTACGGTACGCACAAGCTGTTTCTCGAGCCGGGGATTTCGGCAGATACTCCCCCGCAGACGATTCCAGCCTCGATCGGGCATCATCAGGAATGGATTCAGGCCTGCAAGACCCGTGGCGAAACCACCTGCAACTTCGACTACTCGGGTGCGCTGGCCGAAGCAGTGCTATTGGGCAACGTGTCGTATCGCGCCGGCGGCAAGCGTTTGGACTGGGATGCCGAACGTTTGAAGGCCACCAACTGCCCCGAGGCTGACAATTTCTTACAGCGCGAGTATCGACCCGGCTGGACGTTGTAA
- a CDS encoding PSD1 and planctomycete cytochrome C domain-containing protein: MIFPALRKTTIDRTAATGLFAILVWCGLARTSHAAEPAVSELPSVNFRTDVQPILAQRCYRCHGPDQAKGGLRLNSRQAALAELDSGQPAIVPKNADESVLVERISSTDEGLRMPPEGKPLSPQQIQILRRWIAEGAPWQNHWAFESVTRPAVPAVEYADWTRNPIDNFILSKLSSHGLMPATPAEKSSLLRRVCYDLTGLPPTPEEVDAFLADTSSDAYEQVVDRLLASRYYGERWGRHWLDLVRYADTNSFERDGVKPNAWRFRDYVIRSFNDDKPYDQFIREQLAGDELPSVTTDTLTATGYYRLGLWDDEPADVLQARFDELDDIVATTGQVFLGLTINCARCHDHKLDPIPQADYYQMVAFFNEIDRYNTKTSQIDVSSPELVAQHREQAEQKAAIQQRMLPIERAGIARMSAEDQRKTEGPERAKVLDEKLQLQLDEDSWREYVRLRDELALVEATKLRPRDTVLGIGTCFNEPPQTFVLARGNPHVPGTEVQPAFLTALGGGQPAIAPRAADARSSGRRTALADWIASPANPLTARVMVNRLWQHHFGRGLVRSTSNFGSLGTPPTHPELLDWLATRLVDEQWRLKPLHRLIVTSSAYRMSSAACAKALAKDPENDLHWRFDMRRLAAEEVRDSMLATSGQLNLQQFGPGVFPKMSQEVLQSQSIPGNGWSDSSPEEQNRRSIYIHVKRSLVLPLLAEFDVCDSDGSCAVRFSTTQPTQALAMLNGEFAHSQASALANRVRREAPDDLAGQVKRALRLALSGPADSRHVDRGLRLVARLQSEHGVSADKALDYFCLMVLNLNEFVYLD, from the coding sequence ATGATCTTCCCCGCACTCAGAAAAACGACGATCGACCGCACGGCCGCGACCGGGCTGTTTGCGATCCTGGTGTGGTGCGGGCTCGCGCGGACGTCACACGCGGCCGAGCCGGCGGTTTCCGAGTTACCCAGTGTGAACTTTCGCACAGACGTGCAGCCCATCCTTGCGCAGCGCTGCTACCGCTGTCACGGGCCTGACCAGGCCAAGGGGGGCCTGCGTCTCAATAGTCGCCAAGCTGCCTTGGCCGAGTTGGATTCCGGTCAGCCCGCAATCGTTCCCAAGAACGCCGACGAAAGCGTACTCGTCGAACGAATCAGTTCGACCGACGAGGGACTGCGCATGCCGCCCGAGGGCAAGCCACTCTCGCCTCAGCAAATTCAAATACTACGCCGCTGGATTGCCGAGGGAGCACCCTGGCAAAACCACTGGGCCTTCGAGTCGGTTACGCGCCCGGCCGTGCCGGCGGTCGAATACGCGGACTGGACGCGGAATCCGATCGATAACTTTATTCTCAGCAAATTGTCGTCGCACGGGCTCATGCCGGCGACTCCGGCAGAAAAGTCTTCTCTGTTGCGACGGGTCTGCTACGACCTGACCGGATTGCCACCCACTCCAGAGGAGGTCGATGCGTTTCTGGCCGATACTTCGAGCGACGCATACGAACAAGTTGTCGATCGGTTGCTGGCGTCGCGGTACTATGGCGAACGGTGGGGACGGCATTGGCTGGATCTGGTTCGCTATGCCGACACCAATAGCTTCGAGCGTGACGGCGTAAAGCCCAACGCCTGGCGATTCCGCGACTATGTGATCCGGTCGTTCAACGATGATAAACCCTATGATCAATTCATCCGCGAGCAACTGGCCGGCGACGAGTTACCGAGCGTAACGACCGACACGCTCACCGCCACCGGATACTATCGGTTGGGTTTGTGGGATGACGAGCCGGCCGACGTGCTGCAAGCTCGCTTTGACGAGTTGGACGATATCGTTGCGACCACCGGCCAGGTGTTCCTGGGACTGACGATCAATTGTGCGCGTTGCCACGACCACAAGCTCGATCCCATCCCGCAGGCCGATTATTATCAGATGGTGGCCTTCTTCAACGAAATCGATCGTTACAACACAAAAACGTCTCAGATCGATGTTTCGTCCCCCGAGCTGGTCGCACAGCATCGCGAACAGGCCGAGCAAAAAGCCGCAATTCAACAGAGGATGCTGCCGATCGAGCGGGCGGGCATCGCGCGTATGTCGGCCGAGGATCAGCGTAAGACAGAAGGCCCTGAGCGGGCGAAGGTGCTGGACGAGAAGTTGCAATTGCAGCTCGATGAAGACTCCTGGCGCGAGTACGTACGACTGCGAGATGAGCTAGCACTGGTCGAAGCGACCAAGCTGCGACCGCGCGACACGGTGCTGGGCATCGGAACCTGCTTCAATGAGCCGCCGCAAACGTTTGTCCTGGCCCGCGGTAATCCTCACGTCCCGGGCACGGAAGTGCAGCCGGCATTTCTTACCGCACTGGGCGGCGGACAACCTGCGATCGCGCCGCGCGCGGCGGACGCTCGGAGTTCGGGCCGGCGGACGGCGCTAGCAGACTGGATCGCATCGCCGGCCAATCCACTCACCGCGCGGGTAATGGTGAACCGCCTGTGGCAGCATCACTTCGGGCGTGGTTTGGTTCGTTCGACGAGCAATTTCGGCAGCCTGGGGACACCGCCAACGCATCCTGAATTGCTCGATTGGCTGGCTACGCGATTGGTTGACGAGCAGTGGCGTCTGAAACCGTTGCACCGATTGATAGTGACTTCGAGCGCATATCGCATGTCCTCGGCGGCTTGCGCTAAAGCGTTGGCTAAGGATCCCGAGAACGACCTGCACTGGCGATTTGACATGCGGCGACTTGCCGCCGAGGAGGTGCGAGACTCGATGCTCGCGACGAGCGGTCAGTTGAATCTACAACAGTTCGGACCGGGCGTTTTCCCCAAGATGTCGCAAGAAGTTCTGCAAAGTCAATCGATTCCAGGCAACGGCTGGAGCGACTCCTCGCCCGAGGAGCAGAATCGGCGTAGCATTTACATTCATGTAAAGCGTTCGTTGGTGCTGCCCCTTCTGGCTGAGTTCGACGTCTGCGACAGCGACGGTAGTTGCGCCGTGCGTTTTTCAACGACGCAACCGACGCAGGCCCTAGCGATGCTCAATGGTGAATTCGCACACAGTCAGGCGTCCGCCTTGGCGAATCGCGTGCGGCGGGAAGCGCCGGATGACTTAGCTGGACAAGTCAAGCGCGCGCTGCGACTGGCACTTTCTGGTCCGGCTGATTCGCGGCATGTCGATCGCGGGTTACGGCTCGTCGCGCGGCTGCAATCAGAGCATGGCGTATCGGCCGACAAAGCTCTCGACTATTTCTGCCTGATGGTGTTGAACCTTAACGAATTCGTCTACCTGGACTGA
- a CDS encoding VCBS repeat-containing protein has protein sequence MARRSGWLVLVALVIPVGGAQGAEPELDRFRVVPLSDVYYSEGANVGDIDGDGVTDAVYGPYWFRGPDFAEKHEIYAVKPQPVERYADHFFCWVYDFNGDGHQDVFVAGFPGTPGFVYENPGPDGLDKHWPKHQVIDSVANESPQLVDIVGDQRPELVCTHDGYYGYATIDWSKPLQPWVFHNVSDQVAPKPFGHGLGIGDINNDGRQDIIANNGWFEQPASLAENGKWTFHEVAFAPAGGAEMYAYDVDGDGDNDVITSLAAHEFGLAWFEQRRQGERIEFTPHLIMGRAPSDNRYGLVFSELHSVNLADIDGDGLKDIVTGKTYYSHHKQAPQWDAGAVVYWFKLARTKDGIDWIPFRAADDTGIGRQLTVADVNGDDLPDMIVGGMKGAHVLLHERNKVTADEWQKAQPTPVPTGDK, from the coding sequence ATGGCGCGTCGAAGCGGGTGGCTGGTGCTGGTGGCCTTGGTCATTCCTGTTGGCGGTGCCCAGGGTGCCGAACCTGAGTTGGATCGCTTCCGAGTTGTCCCGTTAAGCGACGTCTATTATTCGGAGGGGGCCAATGTCGGCGACATTGATGGCGATGGCGTTACGGACGCCGTCTACGGACCGTATTGGTTCCGTGGTCCCGACTTTGCCGAGAAGCACGAAATCTACGCCGTCAAACCACAGCCGGTCGAGCGCTATGCGGATCATTTCTTCTGTTGGGTTTATGATTTCAATGGTGATGGACATCAAGATGTGTTCGTCGCTGGCTTTCCGGGTACGCCGGGCTTCGTGTACGAGAATCCCGGCCCAGATGGTCTCGATAAGCACTGGCCGAAGCATCAGGTGATCGATTCGGTGGCCAACGAATCGCCACAACTGGTCGACATTGTAGGGGACCAACGGCCCGAGCTGGTTTGCACGCACGACGGCTACTATGGCTACGCCACGATCGATTGGAGCAAACCACTTCAGCCGTGGGTGTTTCACAATGTCTCGGACCAGGTGGCGCCCAAGCCCTTTGGCCACGGTTTAGGAATCGGCGATATCAACAACGACGGGCGCCAGGACATCATCGCGAACAACGGCTGGTTCGAGCAGCCTGCATCGCTCGCAGAAAACGGCAAGTGGACGTTTCACGAGGTGGCCTTCGCTCCAGCGGGCGGGGCCGAGATGTATGCCTACGACGTCGATGGCGACGGCGATAATGATGTGATCACCAGCCTCGCCGCGCACGAGTTCGGTCTGGCCTGGTTCGAGCAACGTCGGCAAGGAGAGCGGATCGAGTTCACTCCGCATCTAATCATGGGACGTGCTCCCTCAGACAATCGCTATGGCCTGGTATTCAGCGAGTTGCACTCGGTCAACCTGGCCGACATCGATGGCGACGGTTTGAAGGATATCGTCACCGGCAAGACGTACTATTCGCACCACAAACAAGCGCCGCAATGGGACGCTGGCGCGGTCGTCTATTGGTTCAAGCTTGCCCGCACGAAGGATGGGATTGATTGGATTCCGTTCCGCGCGGCGGACGACACCGGCATTGGCCGGCAATTGACCGTGGCCGATGTTAATGGTGATGATTTGCCCGACATGATCGTCGGCGGAATGAAAGGCGCGCATGTGTTACTGCACGAGCGCAATAAGGTTACCGCCGACGAATGGCAAAAGGCGCAACCCACGCCAGTGCCGACCGGCGACAAGTAG